A portion of the Thermoflexus hugenholtzii JAD2 genome contains these proteins:
- a CDS encoding response regulator transcription factor has protein sequence MKKILLIEDDVELARFLAWQLEQNNYQALVAHSGPEGLALLQAQRPDLILLDLMLPGMDGWEVLRAIRATSEIPVIIISALGAESDIVRGLEAGADDYLTKPFGPRQLLARVQAVLRRYESTTARGVYDNGRLYVNLITQEVRVDGRPVELTPTEFRLLSTLARFAGRPLTHDFLLREVWGEEHVQDRGYLKLYIWYLRQKIEPDPNHPLFIRTERGIGYRLVGPDELGTVE, from the coding sequence GTGAAAAAGATCCTGCTGATCGAAGACGATGTGGAGCTCGCCCGCTTCCTGGCATGGCAGCTGGAACAGAACAACTACCAGGCTCTCGTCGCCCACAGCGGCCCGGAAGGCCTCGCTCTCCTGCAGGCACAGAGGCCCGACCTGATCCTCCTGGATCTGATGCTGCCCGGCATGGACGGCTGGGAGGTCCTGCGGGCCATCCGCGCCACCTCCGAGATCCCTGTGATCATCATCAGCGCCCTGGGAGCGGAGTCGGATATCGTGCGCGGCCTGGAGGCCGGCGCGGATGATTACCTGACCAAGCCCTTCGGCCCCCGCCAGCTCCTGGCTCGCGTCCAGGCTGTCCTGCGGCGCTATGAGTCCACTACCGCCCGCGGGGTCTACGACAACGGCCGCCTCTACGTCAACCTGATCACCCAGGAGGTCCGGGTCGACGGACGCCCGGTGGAGCTGACGCCTACGGAATTCCGGCTCCTCTCCACCCTCGCCCGCTTCGCCGGCCGCCCCCTCACCCATGATTTCCTCCTCAGAGAGGTATGGGGGGAGGAGCACGTCCAGGACCGCGGCTACCTCAAGCTCTACATCTGGTATCTCCGCCAGAAGATCGAGCCGGACCCCAATCACCCCCTCTTCATCCGGACGGAGCGGGGGATTGGCTACCGGCTCGTCGGCCCGGACGAGCTGGGGACGGTGGAGTAG
- a CDS encoding thiamine diphosphokinase, whose translation MIVVVAGGEVDPEALRRAVSGARWILAADGGAAHLRAIGVLPHRVIGDLDSMDPETLAWLEVHGVPIERHPVDKDATDLELALDHARTLGTTIRVFGAWGSRLDQTLASLLLLAHPRWAGCDIRFVGEGREAFVIREEDWIEGEPGDRVSLIPLIGDTEGVTLEGLFYPLTEGTLPFAATLGVSNRLIAPRARVRVRRGLLLVIHERGEG comes from the coding sequence ATGATCGTGGTGGTGGCCGGCGGGGAGGTGGATCCTGAGGCGTTGCGCCGGGCGGTCTCCGGCGCGCGCTGGATCCTGGCCGCGGATGGGGGAGCGGCCCACCTGCGGGCCATCGGCGTCCTCCCCCATCGGGTGATCGGGGATCTGGATTCCATGGATCCGGAGACCCTCGCTTGGCTGGAAGTCCACGGGGTCCCGATCGAGCGCCACCCGGTGGATAAGGACGCCACGGACCTGGAGCTGGCTCTGGATCACGCCCGGACCCTGGGGACGACCATCCGGGTGTTCGGAGCGTGGGGCTCCCGGCTGGATCAGACCCTGGCCTCGCTGCTGCTTCTGGCCCACCCCCGATGGGCGGGCTGTGACATCCGGTTTGTGGGAGAAGGACGGGAGGCCTTCGTGATCCGGGAGGAGGACTGGATCGAGGGGGAGCCGGGGGATCGGGTCTCCCTGATCCCGCTGATCGGGGACACGGAGGGGGTGACGCTGGAGGGGCTGTTCTACCCCCTGACGGAGGGGACGCTGCCTTTCGCGGCCACCCTGGGGGTGAGCAACCGGCTGATCGCCCCCCGGGCCCGGGTGCGGGTCCGACGGGGCCTCCTCCTGGTGATCCACGAGCGGGGAGAGGGTTAA
- a CDS encoding thiamine ABC transporter substrate-binding protein, whose product MKRRAILIGVLMALTAACTTPAVTPMPSPVPASPAPTPSPSPATPTATPAGPRELVLMTHDSFAVSEEVLREFEQRYHARVQILKAGDAGAALNKAILAKGAPLADVFFGVDNTFFSRAIREDLFEPYRPKGLEEIPAEFILDPELRLIPIDYGDVCVNYDKKYFREKGLKPPETLEDLARPEYRGLLVVENPATSSPGLAFMLATIAHFGEERWLDFWRALKANDVKITEGWEDAYYKEFSGATGSPGTRPLVVSYATSPAAEVYFSQGQLSEPPTGNVLGKDACFRQIEFAGILKGARNRDLAERWMDYMISLRFQEDIPLQMFVFPVHPKAKLPDFFQKFAEVPKEPARLDPARIDANRERWIQEWTDLMLR is encoded by the coding sequence ATGAAGCGTCGAGCGATTCTCATCGGCGTGCTGATGGCGCTCACCGCAGCTTGCACCACGCCTGCGGTGACGCCGATGCCCTCGCCGGTCCCGGCGTCGCCGGCTCCCACGCCCTCCCCGAGCCCGGCGACGCCCACGGCCACGCCGGCGGGCCCGCGGGAGCTGGTGCTGATGACCCACGACAGCTTCGCCGTCAGCGAGGAGGTGCTGCGGGAGTTCGAGCAGCGCTACCACGCGCGGGTCCAGATCCTCAAGGCGGGCGATGCAGGGGCCGCCCTCAACAAGGCCATCCTGGCCAAGGGGGCACCCCTGGCCGACGTGTTCTTCGGGGTCGACAACACCTTCTTCAGCCGGGCCATCCGGGAGGACCTCTTCGAACCCTACCGGCCGAAGGGCCTGGAGGAGATCCCCGCGGAGTTCATCCTGGACCCCGAGCTCCGGCTGATCCCCATCGATTACGGCGACGTCTGCGTGAACTATGACAAGAAATACTTTCGGGAGAAGGGGCTGAAGCCGCCGGAGACCCTGGAGGACCTCGCGCGGCCGGAGTATCGGGGCTTGCTGGTGGTGGAGAACCCGGCCACCTCCTCCCCGGGCCTGGCGTTCATGCTGGCCACGATCGCCCACTTCGGGGAGGAGCGCTGGTTGGATTTCTGGCGGGCCCTGAAGGCCAACGACGTGAAGATCACCGAGGGCTGGGAGGACGCGTATTACAAAGAGTTCAGCGGGGCCACGGGGAGCCCGGGGACGCGCCCGCTGGTGGTGAGCTACGCCACCAGCCCGGCGGCGGAGGTGTATTTCAGCCAGGGCCAGCTCTCCGAGCCTCCCACCGGGAACGTCCTGGGGAAGGACGCCTGCTTCCGCCAGATCGAGTTCGCCGGCATCCTGAAAGGGGCGCGGAACCGGGACCTGGCGGAGCGCTGGATGGATTACATGATCAGCCTGCGCTTCCAGGAGGACATCCCCCTCCAGATGTTCGTCTTCCCGGTCCACCCGAAGGCGAAGCTCCCGGACTTCTTCCAGAAGTTCGCGGAGGTCCCGAAGGAGCCCGCCCGCCTGGATCCCGCCCGGATCGATGCCAACCGGGAGCGGTGGATCCAGGAGTGGACGGATTTGATGCTGCGGTGA
- a CDS encoding Uma2 family endonuclease, whose translation MRVRLMTESGEEIMGAFLLRLGGWTEARYFEEAPEDHLWEFEDGEVIVHSPATLSHQRLVGFLSFLLRGYVEAHGLGEVFNAPAVLRLRPGAVKEPDLFFVHRDRLPGSRSDWVEGPADLVVEVVSPSTRRYDLEEKARIYEEGGVREYWVVDPERQVVTIHRLGHPGYRVGEISRGRIPSTAVPGFWIEAEWLWRDPLPAALECLRQILEASG comes from the coding sequence ATGCGGGTTCGGTTGATGACGGAAAGCGGTGAGGAGATCATGGGCGCTTTTCTGCTCCGTCTGGGAGGATGGACCGAGGCCCGTTACTTTGAAGAGGCGCCGGAGGATCATCTCTGGGAGTTCGAGGACGGGGAGGTGATCGTGCACTCGCCGGCCACCCTCTCCCACCAGCGCCTGGTGGGATTTCTCTCCTTCCTGCTGCGGGGCTACGTTGAGGCCCATGGGCTGGGAGAGGTCTTCAACGCACCAGCGGTTCTTCGCCTGCGGCCGGGGGCGGTCAAAGAGCCGGACCTCTTTTTCGTGCATCGGGATCGTCTCCCGGGGAGCCGCTCTGACTGGGTGGAGGGCCCGGCGGACCTGGTGGTGGAGGTCGTCTCCCCTTCCACTCGGCGCTATGACCTCGAAGAGAAAGCCCGGATATACGAAGAGGGCGGGGTTCGGGAATACTGGGTGGTGGATCCAGAGCGCCAGGTGGTGACGATTCACCGGCTCGGTCACCCCGGCTACCGGGTGGGGGAGATCTCCCGGGGGCGGATCCCATCTACAGCGGTCCCCGGGTTCTGGATCGAAGCGGAATGGCTGTGGCGGGATCCGCTCCCCGCTGCCCTGGAATGTCTCCGGCAGATCCTGGAGGCGTCCGGGTAA
- a CDS encoding ABC transporter permease, with amino-acid sequence MGKVGRRDLLLALPLLFFSLFYAYPIISILRLSLMPAGVLEGEAILRTLGSPSFRKVLGFTVGQAALSTVVTLLLGLPLAGLFARYQLPGRRLWQAMATVPFVLPTVVVAAAFTALLGPRGWVNQALMALFGLPEPPIPFVNTLTAIVVAHVFYNLTLVLRIVGNAWSHLDPILEMAAQTLGADRWRVLTRVTGPLLLPAILAAAALVFLFDFTSFGVVLLLGGPRYATLEVEIYRQAVGLFNLPAAATLSLVQLAFNFALLYLYTRLQARWVVPLEWRPEASTARPLRTWEERLLAGLALAILFLWIGLPLLALALRSVTPMTLRKPGEPAYYTGWITLGYYRELWINRRGAVTYVAPIEAVRNSLLFAAATMGLSLFLGGLAAYGLAGRRRIRWLDPLLMLPLSTSAVTLGFGFLVGFSHPPEPLRAWPGLVAAVQALRTSPLLVVIAHTLIAYPFVVRILLPALEGMNPRWREAAMTLGASPAQVWWRVELPLLGRAWLAAAVFAFCVSLGEFGATALIARPTMPTMPLAIARFLSQPGELNLGQAMAMSTLLLLLTFLGILLIERFRYRGIGTF; translated from the coding sequence ATGGGAAAAGTGGGCCGACGGGATCTCCTGCTGGCGCTGCCGCTTCTGTTCTTTTCCCTCTTTTATGCATATCCCATTATCTCGATCCTGCGCCTGAGCCTCATGCCCGCAGGCGTCCTGGAAGGGGAGGCGATCCTTCGGACCCTGGGAAGCCCGTCCTTCCGGAAGGTCCTGGGGTTCACGGTGGGGCAGGCGGCCCTTTCCACGGTGGTGACCCTTCTCCTCGGGCTCCCCCTGGCGGGCCTCTTCGCCCGTTATCAGCTGCCCGGCCGCCGCCTGTGGCAGGCGATGGCCACCGTCCCCTTTGTGCTCCCCACGGTGGTGGTGGCGGCGGCCTTCACGGCCCTCCTGGGCCCTCGGGGCTGGGTGAATCAGGCCCTGATGGCCCTGTTCGGCCTCCCGGAACCACCGATCCCCTTTGTGAACACCCTGACCGCCATCGTCGTCGCCCACGTGTTCTACAACCTCACGCTGGTGCTGCGCATCGTGGGGAACGCCTGGAGCCATCTGGATCCCATCCTGGAGATGGCGGCCCAGACCCTGGGGGCGGATCGCTGGCGGGTCCTCACGCGGGTGACCGGGCCGTTGTTGCTCCCGGCCATCCTGGCCGCCGCGGCCCTGGTGTTCCTGTTCGATTTCACCAGCTTCGGGGTGGTGTTGCTGCTGGGGGGTCCCCGGTATGCCACACTGGAGGTGGAGATCTACCGGCAGGCCGTTGGCCTCTTCAATTTGCCGGCGGCGGCCACCCTCTCGCTGGTCCAGCTGGCCTTCAACTTCGCGCTCCTGTATCTCTACACGCGGCTCCAGGCCCGTTGGGTTGTTCCCTTGGAATGGCGGCCGGAGGCCTCCACCGCCCGTCCGTTGCGGACGTGGGAGGAGCGCTTGCTGGCGGGCCTGGCGCTGGCGATCCTTTTCCTCTGGATCGGCCTGCCGTTGCTGGCCTTGGCCCTGCGCTCGGTGACCCCCATGACCCTGCGCAAGCCCGGCGAGCCGGCTTACTACACCGGATGGATCACCCTGGGCTACTACCGGGAGCTCTGGATCAACCGGCGCGGCGCCGTCACTTACGTGGCGCCCATCGAGGCGGTCCGTAATTCCCTGCTCTTCGCGGCCGCGACCATGGGCCTCTCATTGTTTCTGGGCGGGCTGGCCGCTTACGGGCTGGCGGGCCGGCGTCGCATCCGCTGGCTGGATCCGCTGCTCATGCTCCCTCTTTCCACTTCGGCGGTCACCCTGGGGTTCGGGTTCCTGGTCGGCTTCAGCCATCCGCCGGAGCCGTTGCGGGCGTGGCCGGGGCTGGTGGCGGCGGTGCAGGCCCTGCGCACCTCGCCGCTGCTGGTGGTGATCGCCCACACCCTGATCGCCTATCCGTTCGTGGTGCGCATCCTCCTGCCGGCCCTGGAGGGGATGAACCCGCGCTGGCGGGAGGCGGCGATGACCCTGGGGGCCTCGCCGGCGCAGGTCTGGTGGCGGGTGGAGCTGCCCCTGCTGGGCCGGGCGTGGCTGGCCGCCGCCGTCTTCGCCTTCTGCGTCTCCCTGGGGGAGTTCGGGGCCACCGCCCTCATCGCCCGGCCCACCATGCCCACCATGCCCCTGGCCATCGCCCGCTTCCTCAGCCAGCCCGGGGAGCTGAACCTGGGCCAAGCCATGGCGATGAGCACATTGTTGCTCCTCCTCACCTTCCTCGGTATCCTTCTCATCGAACGGTTCCGCTACCGGGGGATCGGGACGTTTTGA
- a CDS encoding LOG family protein, with product MRQRVVAVFGGHAPAPGSADYEMARELGRRLAEAGFIVMSGGYGGTMEAVSRGAREAGGLAIGVTVDLFDRWGLKANPYLDVEIKFPTLFQRLHYLVTAGDALVALPGGIGTLSEMAMAWSLLQTRELAPRPFLLIGARWRRLLEAYHDPLYIREEDLDLLQVVESVEEAVLRLQAMIAEGAPVGSGPRG from the coding sequence ATGCGGCAGCGGGTGGTTGCGGTGTTCGGCGGCCACGCCCCGGCGCCGGGATCCGCGGATTACGAGATGGCCCGGGAGCTGGGCCGCCGCCTGGCCGAGGCCGGCTTCATCGTGATGAGCGGCGGGTATGGAGGGACGATGGAAGCGGTCAGCCGCGGGGCGCGGGAAGCCGGCGGGCTCGCCATCGGGGTCACGGTGGACCTGTTCGACCGCTGGGGGTTGAAGGCCAACCCCTATCTCGATGTGGAGATCAAGTTCCCCACCCTCTTCCAGCGCCTGCATTACCTGGTGACCGCCGGCGACGCCCTGGTCGCCCTGCCCGGCGGCATCGGGACGTTGAGCGAGATGGCCATGGCCTGGAGCCTCCTCCAGACCCGGGAGCTGGCCCCCCGGCCCTTCCTCCTGATCGGGGCGCGCTGGCGCCGCCTGCTGGAGGCCTATCACGATCCCCTCTACATCCGGGAGGAGGACCTGGACCTGCTGCAGGTGGTGGAAAGCGTGGAGGAGGCGGTTCTTCGATTGCAGGCCATGATAGCGGAAGGGGCGCCGGTGGGATCAGGGCCGCGAGGTTGA
- a CDS encoding DUF1786 domain-containing protein — MKILCVDIGTGTQDILLYDSEKELENAYQLVLPSPTMRVARAVRQATRERRPILLTGVLMGGGPCQWAVEDHLRAGLPVYATPEAAQTFNDDLDAVQAMGVRLVSEDEAARMGDRVVHLVLRDFDWEALRRAFEAFGVPLRPDGVAVAVFDHGAAPPGYSDRRFRFDYLAQRLAEHRALTVFAHRGEEIPAPLTRLQAVVRTVREAFDGPVVGMDTAPAAALGATLDPRVASWRQCLVVNIGNFHTLAFRLREGQVEGLFEHHTGFLDGEKLDRLLGRLAEGALGFEEVFDDMGHGALVFEVAPMRPEGVAVVGPRRGLLRGSRHPVYFAVPYGDMMLAGCFGLLCGFAACYPEFAPLIRDSLQGAPRPAPWEVER; from the coding sequence ATGAAGATCCTGTGCGTGGACATCGGAACCGGGACCCAGGACATCCTCCTCTACGACAGCGAGAAGGAGCTGGAGAACGCCTATCAGCTGGTCCTGCCCTCGCCGACCATGCGGGTGGCGCGAGCGGTGCGGCAGGCCACCCGGGAGCGTCGGCCGATCCTCTTGACCGGCGTCCTGATGGGCGGCGGGCCGTGCCAGTGGGCGGTGGAGGACCACCTGCGGGCCGGCCTCCCGGTGTATGCGACGCCGGAAGCGGCGCAGACGTTCAACGATGATCTGGACGCGGTGCAGGCGATGGGGGTGCGCCTCGTCAGCGAGGACGAGGCCGCTCGCATGGGGGATCGGGTGGTCCATCTGGTGTTGCGGGACTTCGACTGGGAGGCGTTGCGGCGAGCCTTCGAGGCCTTCGGGGTGCCCCTACGGCCGGACGGGGTCGCCGTGGCGGTCTTCGATCACGGGGCGGCGCCACCCGGTTACTCCGACCGCAGGTTCCGGTTCGATTACCTGGCTCAGCGTTTGGCCGAACATCGGGCGCTCACCGTCTTCGCCCATCGAGGGGAGGAGATCCCTGCCCCCCTCACCCGGTTGCAGGCGGTGGTGCGCACGGTGCGGGAGGCCTTCGACGGCCCGGTGGTGGGGATGGACACCGCCCCTGCGGCGGCCCTGGGCGCGACGCTGGACCCTCGGGTGGCTTCCTGGCGGCAATGCCTGGTGGTGAACATCGGGAACTTCCACACCCTGGCCTTTCGCCTGCGGGAAGGGCAGGTGGAGGGGCTCTTCGAGCATCACACGGGCTTCCTGGATGGGGAGAAGCTGGACCGTCTGCTGGGCCGGCTGGCGGAGGGCGCCCTGGGTTTCGAGGAGGTGTTCGACGACATGGGCCACGGGGCGCTGGTGTTCGAGGTCGCGCCGATGCGGCCGGAAGGGGTGGCCGTCGTCGGGCCCCGCCGCGGGTTGTTGCGGGGATCTCGCCATCCAGTTTACTTTGCGGTCCCCTATGGAGACATGATGCTGGCGGGCTGCTTCGGGTTGCTCTGCGGCTTCGCCGCGTGCTATCCCGAATTCGCCCCGCTCATCCGGGATTCCCTTCAAGGCGCCCCGCGGCCCGCCCCCTGGGAGGTGGAGCGATAA
- a CDS encoding LuxR C-terminal-related transcriptional regulator, which produces MAVGLVDGDSMRRAAWAERLSALGFPIAWEVATAAEARAAWARHPPSALLVAFELPDGSGAALLAAAIRAQPEISGLLLVETPHPALEALAWKAGARGCLGRGQPCERLTGAVREALAGMSLWTPGAVRRAQRWRARWGDPWAALSLSPQQRAVAWAAAHGLSNKEIARVLGIAPETARTHLTRALARLGRVDRVDLTRWRAQGGLLDPRCAALLEEDPLPDFWQLIEALMGFG; this is translated from the coding sequence ATGGCAGTGGGGCTGGTGGATGGGGATTCGATGCGCCGGGCCGCCTGGGCCGAGCGCCTGAGCGCCCTGGGCTTCCCCATCGCCTGGGAGGTGGCCACCGCCGCCGAGGCCCGGGCCGCCTGGGCGCGCCATCCCCCTTCCGCCCTGCTCGTGGCCTTCGAGCTCCCCGACGGCAGCGGCGCGGCGCTGCTGGCCGCTGCCATCCGGGCGCAACCGGAAATATCTGGGCTACTGCTGGTGGAAACTCCCCATCCCGCCCTCGAGGCCCTGGCCTGGAAGGCCGGTGCCCGGGGCTGCCTGGGGCGGGGGCAACCGTGCGAAAGGCTCACCGGCGCTGTCCGAGAGGCCCTGGCCGGGATGTCGCTGTGGACCCCGGGGGCGGTGCGGCGAGCCCAGCGCTGGCGGGCGAGATGGGGCGATCCGTGGGCGGCCCTCAGCCTCAGCCCGCAGCAGCGGGCGGTGGCCTGGGCGGCGGCCCACGGCCTGAGCAACAAAGAGATCGCCCGCGTGCTCGGCATCGCGCCGGAGACCGCCCGCACTCATCTAACGCGGGCCCTGGCCCGGCTGGGGCGGGTGGATCGGGTGGACCTGACCCGCTGGCGGGCCCAGGGCGGCCTCCTGGACCCCCGTTGCGCGGCGCTGCTGGAAGAGGATCCCTTGCCGGACTTCTGGCAGCTAATCGAGGCCCTGATGGGCTTTGGGTAA
- a CDS encoding dolichyl-phosphate beta-glucosyltransferase translates to MDRSVRVDVVIPVYNEERDLEPSVQKLRAFLQANCPYRWRIVIADNASVDRTPEIGQRLAAQWPEEVAYIRLNRKGRGRALRKAWLESDADVMAYMDVDLSTDLSAFMPLIQPLVEGRYHVATGSRLHPQSRITRSLKREIISRIYNFIVWLLFPRRRFRDAQCGFKAITRQAARELVPRVANQSWFFDTELLLRAEQRGYAVWEVPVIWREDPDTRVKILRTALEDLRGLWRVRRTPDPPPIYTDPEADYPD, encoded by the coding sequence ATGGATCGGTCCGTTCGGGTGGATGTGGTCATCCCGGTCTACAACGAGGAGCGGGACCTGGAGCCCAGCGTTCAGAAGCTGCGCGCCTTCCTGCAGGCGAACTGCCCCTACCGCTGGCGCATCGTGATCGCCGACAACGCCTCGGTGGACCGCACGCCGGAGATCGGGCAGCGGCTGGCAGCCCAGTGGCCGGAGGAGGTGGCCTACATCCGGCTGAACCGGAAGGGACGGGGGCGGGCGCTGCGCAAGGCCTGGCTGGAGAGCGATGCCGATGTGATGGCCTACATGGACGTCGATCTATCCACCGACCTCAGCGCCTTCATGCCGCTGATCCAGCCCCTGGTGGAGGGCCGCTATCACGTGGCCACGGGCAGCCGGCTGCACCCGCAATCCCGCATCACCCGCTCCCTCAAGCGCGAGATCATCTCCCGGATCTACAACTTCATCGTCTGGCTGCTCTTCCCCCGCCGCCGCTTCCGGGATGCCCAGTGCGGGTTCAAAGCCATCACCCGCCAGGCGGCCCGGGAGCTCGTCCCCCGGGTGGCCAATCAATCCTGGTTCTTCGACACGGAGCTGCTCCTGCGCGCCGAGCAGCGCGGCTACGCTGTGTGGGAGGTCCCGGTGATCTGGCGGGAGGACCCCGACACCCGGGTGAAGATCCTGCGCACCGCCCTGGAGGACCTGCGGGGCCTATGGCGCGTCCGACGGACCCCTGATCCGCCCCCGATCTACACGGATCCGGAGGCCGATTACCCGGATTAG
- a CDS encoding aldehyde ferredoxin oxidoreductase family protein, whose amino-acid sequence MTRFGRLLRVDLSSQRIQEEEIPSGWVEDFIGGSALAARMLWERLHPKVDPLGPENPLLFLTGPLTGTAGPAVGRFTVCACSPATGLWGESNCGGFWGPELRFAGYDALWIEGRALEPVYLWIHDGRVEIRPAAHLWGRDPYAVQAAIRQEVGDPLARVAAIGVAGENRVPFALILCDHGRVAGRTGMGAVMGAKNLKAIAVRGNQPLPLARPEEFGALRSQANRALREDNLTRVFRETGTAGAAEYFELLGSMPKRYYGQGTWEGASKVSGAAMAETILSGVSACHACVIACGRVVTIPEGPYARTKAKGPEYETIAAFGSNLLNDDLALITHLGDLCDRYGLDSISMGNVLGLAYLLFERGVLTERDTGGLALRWGDARPAEILIAQTARREGFGALLAQGARGLARAFGAEDLAVEVKGLEVPYHDPRGVAGMALSYATSPRGACHNQSDFFMVELGQSDEELGIPYLDRHQCEGKARYVAIHQNWRTVCNSLVLCYFAHVAPSTALALLNAAMGWDWDLGRMLEVGERAWQLKRALNHRLGATRADDRLPKRLLEPLGEGGAAGFVPDLETMLREYYEVRGWDPETGRPRPETLRRLGLAFAADDLERSA is encoded by the coding sequence ATGACGCGTTTCGGTCGGCTGCTGAGGGTGGACCTCTCCTCGCAGCGGATCCAAGAGGAGGAGATCCCCTCGGGGTGGGTGGAGGATTTCATCGGGGGCAGCGCCCTGGCGGCGCGGATGCTGTGGGAGCGCCTCCATCCGAAGGTGGATCCCCTGGGCCCGGAGAACCCCTTGCTGTTCCTCACCGGCCCGCTGACCGGCACCGCCGGCCCGGCCGTCGGACGGTTTACGGTGTGCGCCTGCTCCCCCGCCACCGGGCTGTGGGGGGAGTCCAACTGCGGCGGGTTCTGGGGGCCGGAGCTGCGCTTCGCCGGCTACGATGCGTTATGGATTGAGGGACGCGCCCTGGAACCGGTCTACCTCTGGATCCACGACGGCCGGGTCGAGATCCGCCCGGCCGCTCATCTCTGGGGCCGCGATCCCTACGCTGTTCAGGCGGCCATCCGGCAGGAGGTGGGGGATCCCCTGGCCCGGGTGGCGGCCATCGGCGTCGCCGGGGAGAACCGGGTCCCCTTCGCCCTGATCCTGTGCGACCACGGCCGGGTGGCGGGCCGCACCGGGATGGGCGCGGTGATGGGGGCCAAGAACCTGAAGGCCATCGCGGTGCGGGGGAACCAGCCGTTGCCCCTGGCCCGCCCGGAGGAGTTCGGGGCGCTGCGGTCGCAGGCTAACCGGGCGCTGCGGGAGGACAACCTGACCCGGGTGTTCCGGGAGACGGGGACGGCCGGTGCGGCGGAGTATTTCGAGCTGCTGGGGAGCATGCCCAAACGGTATTACGGGCAGGGCACCTGGGAGGGCGCGTCGAAGGTGAGCGGGGCCGCTATGGCCGAGACGATCCTCTCGGGAGTTTCGGCCTGCCACGCCTGTGTGATCGCCTGCGGGCGGGTGGTGACCATCCCCGAAGGCCCCTACGCCCGGACGAAGGCGAAGGGCCCGGAATACGAGACCATCGCCGCCTTCGGCTCGAACCTTCTGAACGACGACCTCGCCCTCATCACGCATCTGGGGGATCTGTGCGATCGCTACGGGCTGGATTCCATCAGCATGGGGAACGTCCTTGGCCTGGCCTATCTGCTCTTCGAACGCGGGGTTCTCACAGAGCGGGACACCGGAGGGTTGGCCCTGCGCTGGGGGGATGCGCGGCCGGCGGAGATCCTCATCGCCCAGACGGCCCGGCGGGAGGGATTCGGGGCGCTGCTGGCCCAGGGGGCCCGTGGCCTGGCAAGGGCCTTCGGCGCGGAGGATCTGGCGGTGGAGGTGAAAGGCCTGGAGGTCCCCTATCACGATCCGCGCGGGGTGGCAGGGATGGCCCTGAGCTACGCCACGTCCCCCCGCGGCGCGTGCCACAACCAGAGCGACTTCTTCATGGTGGAGTTGGGTCAATCCGATGAGGAGCTGGGCATCCCCTATCTCGATCGCCATCAGTGCGAGGGCAAAGCCCGCTATGTGGCGATCCACCAGAACTGGCGGACGGTGTGCAACAGCCTGGTCCTCTGTTACTTCGCCCATGTGGCTCCCTCTACGGCCCTGGCCTTGCTCAACGCCGCGATGGGATGGGACTGGGATCTGGGGCGGATGCTGGAGGTGGGGGAACGGGCCTGGCAGCTGAAGCGGGCCCTCAACCATCGCCTGGGGGCGACCCGGGCGGACGACCGGCTTCCGAAACGGCTGCTGGAGCCGCTGGGGGAGGGTGGGGCGGCCGGCTTCGTCCCGGATCTGGAGACCATGCTGCGGGAGTATTATGAGGTCCGCGGGTGGGACCCGGAGACCGGGCGGCCGAGGCCGGAGACCCTGCGGCGCCTCGGGCTGGCGTTCGCGGCCGACGATCTCGAGCGCTCCGCGTGA